CAGAATGAGGGCTTTTCCACCTTTGACGATTATCTTGGGGCATTCAATGCCAATCAACGCCGCAACATTAAACGGGAACGCAAAAGTATTGCCAAGGCGGGATTAGAACTCCGAACCTATCAAGGAGATGAGATTCCCGATTTTCTCTATGGGCGGATGCACCACTATTACGAAGACACGTGTGAAAAGTTTATGTGGGGCAGTAAGTATCTGACCCGACGATTTTTCCTAGATCTGCAATCCACCTATGGGGATCGGGTTATCTTTGTAGCGGCTTATCCAGAGGGAGAGATTCAACAACCCGTAGGAATGTCTTTTTGCTTAACGAAGGGTGAGCAGCTTTATGGTCGTTATTGGGGCAGCGATCAGGAGTTTGACTGCTTACATTTTGAGGCTTGCTATTATTCGCCCATTGAATGGGCAGTCGCTCAAGGGATTCAGCGATTTGATCCGGGGGCAGGGGGCAGGCATAAAAAAAGGCGGGGGTTTCGAGCAACACCAAACTACAGCTTGCATCGATTCTATAGACCTCGTCTTCAACAAATTTTTCATCACTATATTGATGAAATTAATGAGGATGAACAGCGAGAGATTGACCATATTAATCAGGAGTTACCTTTCAAGCAGAAAACTGAATCCTGATTCGAACTTGAGTTTTGAGAGGTTTAACAGTCCTGTTCATCCCATAGCCAACGGTAAAAAAGACCCGTGTCCCTGCAGTTCAGGATGAAAATCCAAGCAATTGCTGTATACAGAGTGGGCGGTTTGACGGTTCATATAGGAGCTACTACTCGCGAGAGTAGTGAAGTCTAGCCTCCAAAAGTAGAGACCCTGAAATTTTTCATCAGTCTTTCAGTTCTATCCTACATTCAGCAGGCTAGCTAGCAGAGCAGATAATATTTTTTACAGCCCTTCCCAAGGAACGGCAAGATAAGTTGCTGCCTGCTGTTGAGCTTGATGAGATGCTTGGCACCATCAAGCCAAACTAAATGGACGGCCTGAAAGCATTGGAGAATCCAACGTAACGTAGGTTTCATAGTTTGTTTCCCCTTCTGATTAGGGAGAGTTGTTTGTACTTGTTCTAGTGCATTTCTTAACTGTCGTTGTCCTAAGCTGTAGACCA
The Acaryochloris marina S15 genome window above contains:
- a CDS encoding GNAT family N-acetyltransferase; this translates as MVTQPQPRYSVQWFEQIGQISQQAWDDLAIPLKTPFLEWHWLNNLETSGSAIARTGWLPQHLTVWRDQTLVAAAPLYVKGHSYGEFVFDHQWADVAYRMGIEYYPKLLGMTPFTPAEGYRFLIAPDEDEDMLTGLMVQVIDGFCAQNNLSGCHFLFVDPDWQPVIERHGFKGWLHHSYIWQNEGFSTFDDYLGAFNANQRRNIKRERKSIAKAGLELRTYQGDEIPDFLYGRMHHYYEDTCEKFMWGSKYLTRRFFLDLQSTYGDRVIFVAAYPEGEIQQPVGMSFCLTKGEQLYGRYWGSDQEFDCLHFEACYYSPIEWAVAQGIQRFDPGAGGRHKKRRGFRATPNYSLHRFYRPRLQQIFHHYIDEINEDEQREIDHINQELPFKQKTES